In Alnus glutinosa chromosome 7, dhAlnGlut1.1, whole genome shotgun sequence, the sequence TGTTTTAGACTTCTAATCAATCATGGTCATTTAAAAGGGATGTTAcagtgtttgtgtttgtgtttgtgtttgtgtttgtgtttgtgataTTTACAAATTCTATAAATGATAATTTCAAATCAACTCAATGCTTCTCATCCTGTGTTAAGACACAAGCATGAGCTAATaagtttggaattgcgatttcgtaaacaaaaagtaattttaaaccATTTCAAATCAACTCAATGCTTCTCATCCTGTGTTAAGACACAAGCATGAGCTAATaagtttggaattgcgatttcgtaaacaaaaagtaattttaaaccaaatcgcataaCATAAAacgcattttaaaaaattgcgatttgaaaatacagaaaatttatttttttcaaattgcatgtaAGACCGTAAGAtgatcattttttaaaaatgcagaattttaaaggcgaatttgcgattttaaaagcaaaattgcgattttgccaaacgattaactgcatttttaaaaatcactttttcaaattgtactttttaaaatcgttattttaaatcgcactttttgaaatcttaAACCCAAACCGACCCTAACAAATTTTCAATAAagttatgaaatatatatatatatatatatatatatatatatatatatatatatatatatatatatatatatatatatatatatatatatatatatatatatatttgggtggatttaattctctttttcttgattttaatTAACGTtgcttagcattttttttcacCAAAATAACTTGGGGCAAAGCAAAAGTCAAAGCCAGAATTTTGTTCGGGGTCCAAGTCAAGGATATAGTTTGTGCCTTTCCCTGGCTCAAATTTTTCCTTTACTTTCTAGAATGTGGcaaatttcttcaaatatgtGAATAAGCTATTCCTACTTACTTTTTGAACAGTATTTTTCTGGGTTTTTTAAATGCTATATTtgattccaaattttttttgttataattgtCATGGATTTAATATGTTCACTAGAAATTAGGATGTGCATAATTCTATGGCGGATGTGCATAATTTTATGGTGGCAACGATTATCGAAGTTGGGCCTTTAACAATAACAGATCGAAAGTCTTGGGCCAAACAAAGGGTCAACCTATACATCAAAATGAGAGCCAACAAATAGTTGAAATGAGACCAACTATGAGTCTTTAATGGGCCTGTGTTATAAACAATATCACAAAGGTCAAAGGTTAAGTCAATAAAGGACCAAACCGAGAGCTAACAAAGGTCTAAGATGAAGCCAATTATGACCTTAAATAGGCCTCGGTCTTCAAACCATACCACAAGGCCAAAAGATGGGCCAACAAAGGGCCAAACAAATGGGCAACttgcctctttttttctttttttaatgaatttggttttttattttatttattttattattttttacccttTCATCTTCTTGAGAGTGTACATGCTGACTATATATACCCTTTCACCACACATACcaaacctttatttatttattttaaataaaatccaaaCAAAAGATCTTCTTGTTGAACAATGAACAACCTTCCTCGAAAAACAACCCTAGAGAGGAGAGACTCTTCGAATATCACAGTACATGAAACAACAGTTGCATGACTGAGGCTGGTGGCGCTCAAGGAGATGGTGACGACATTGGAGAGAGATGGCGTTGATGAAGGTCGGGTGAAGACTTGGTGGAGTTAGGTCGTGGATCTACTACGAAGGACCTGAAAACAGCCATGGAAGGCAGTTGTGAAGCGTTGGGGATCGAGCTGACGACACTGAACCTTGATGAGTCGCAGAAGGCCATAAGAGACGTTGCAGAATTATGATAAGCTCATGGTCATCATGGTTTTAAAACGTATTGTGTCAAAAATgatgcaaatatacatataagcacatccttatTTCCATACTCAAACAATGTGGGATGTCACATGAacataataaaaatcaacattgCAAATTTAATTGTAGCGTGAGATTTGTTATGTTTTACATGCTTTGTGAATTGTTTTATTGCTCCATATTGTGGGATGCAGAGTTATacataataaagaaaatataagagGATTGTGAATATTTATGTATGTAAACTTCTATACATTGCTTGTATTATCATCTATGATTTTCAATGGTGAAACTATCTATTTTGGGAACTTTATGTCAACTATCATTATATACACATATTAtggatattttctaaaaaatggaGGCTCATATTATAGaggtcaattttttatttgtacttATTGGAATTGTGGAGTCATATATTTGCCTATGAAATTATGGTAATTCTACAATTTCATAGTTGATAATGCAGGTGATGAGGAGAGGGGCAAGGGTCCATATGCATACCATGGTTACTATGGATGAGGATGGTCAATTTGTTATAGACTAACCTAAATTTAGTCtattttatatgtaaatatttGACGTGCCGCGTGTGGCACATTCGTCTTAATAATGTTAGGTGCACATTTATTGTTGTAACAACGtaatgttaatatttatttaatttgagatttATACAACAACTCTGGTatgttatgttatttattttttatttttgaataaaatatcactAATATTTCATTGCATAACCAAGCTTACAACTAGAGCCCAAAAAGCCCTAAATAACCAGAGACTGTTGCTCTAAATTCagtatagaaaaaagaaaatcagggATAACATTAAACCAAACTCGATCACTGTCGTGCATGATACCCTCCTTCACCAACCTATGAGCTGCCTTATTGGCCCCCCGCTTTGTATGACAACACTACCAACTATCAAAACAATGGAGAACCACATCAATATCATGCATAATTTGCCCATACCTGCGCCAATTATCATCCCTACTATTAAGAGCCGTTACCACAAtctggtgtatatatatatatatatatatatatatatatatatattcttatgtGAGTTTTCTAATGtattgtattaattaattagataattaagGTAGGAAagcaatgaaaaagaaattcatGTTCAAGGGCATTTGGGTCCTCCTCTCTTGGTCTTCCAATTGTTGTAGCAAGGACAGGATTCCTTGTTCCCCCGTAAGTTCCCGAAGGCACACACAAGCACTTTGCACAGCACTTTTTGCAGAAGAACATGCATGGCTTCTTGAACGCTGTTTTTGAGCATCTTTCGGTGCAACGTGGACCGCACTCTGCATTCAGTATCAACGGGTATaaaattttctcattttcacctttcttaatttatttaaaattcacatttattattattattatgtttttctaTTCCAAAAAGGCAGTGGAAGAGACCAATTATAGTTAATCTACGTGGACGTAACTATAGTAGCACCTGCTCGCTGGGAGTCGTATGAAAGGGTCCAAACCGGTGGGAATCACAGGCGCTCTTTCAAGTCCAACTGAGTCATAGTCTAACCTAATCCCATCAGGACATCGGTGGAACTTAAAGGCCGCTAATACTAAAGATTATTATTTCGAGAGTCGAACTTTCACCTTAATACATACCCAATcacttaaaaaattttaattattgagAGTTGGATGATATTATTATAGTCCGGgcgaaagaaaaatgttaaaccTATAACTCTTTTACCTTGAGGTTGAAGGCTGCCTTGGGTGATGCCGTGCTGAATTTCAATGAAAAGGAATAAAGAAAACCAGCATcagagtttgatcgatcattaaTTTCACATgaattccaaaaataataatatatatttgtatggACATCATATTTGTTGCAGAATTCAATAGATGGATTAATATTGTCCATTTACAAATTCAttaggaaaacaaaataaaaaaaagatgtgGATTAACAAATCTCACCGTGGGGATGAAGTGGCTACTTTGTTGGAGCCTCAATTGCGATCGCCTAAATGCATTATTAGCATAATTATTTGATGCAATTTAATTCAAACAATAGATAATTTTGTAAACAACCTTCTAATTATGCAAAAAAGtcagaaaattgtttttttaagttatttacCAAACGAACTCATTTTTGTTTGTTACAGTTTTTCTATATATACTAAAGTACAATTCTTTAACGCAATTTTAAACATGCTTTACGACTTTGAATAGGTAGGATCCTACAATCAGGGATGGACCATGCTTAAGACAAGGGGCCCCCTgggtttttaaattttcttttaaaatatttttattaagttaactatatttataattttaggcTTAAAAATTAGGTTTGGTCCctactaaaaataaatttgaccaCTCATTCATATTTTGGCCCCGACCCTCCAGATGAAAAATTCCGATTCCATCCTTGCTTGCAATAGTGGCTCGTAAAATAGTTCTCCATAAAAGTTTTGGATGGGCATGTGAATGAATTATAAGCCTAAAAGCCCTCTTATCTATTTGTTGAAACTTGAAGCCATCCATTTTAGCCAGGAGATGGCCAGATATTTATCATCATAGCCCTGCAGTCACCCAAGGGCTGCCCTGAATCTacctttcaattttatttaccaaaataaaagaaaaaaaaacaaaaccaaaaacaagcaAATTAACTACCAAATTCTGAAAACAgatgtgaaagagagagaaagatcgAGAGCTCTAAGAATGTAGCTTACATGGTTCTCTACCAGTAAATATTGCAGCATCATAACTACAGAGAACATTACAATGCACATCTTCCTTCCcattgtagagagagagagagagagagagagagagagagagagagagagagattatatatGTGAAGATGACTGGTTGGCTTgaagcaattatatatatatatatatatatataggcagcTTTGATTACAGAGGTTAAATATAtggaatattttatttcttttacatgCATGGAAGTTAAGGTGGTGGTTTGTAACAGTTGCGGATAGCAACATATATAGGCAAACCTTGTGTTGTCCAATATGACAATTACACGTATTGCATGGGacaaaatgcatatatatatatatatatatatatatatatatatatatatatatatatatatatatatccaaattaCCAACTTGACCCTTAATTAATGGCTATTTAGTTTATTTGTAAATGATAACATGGAAGGAAACCCATCCCACCTCTTTAGTATATATGGCCACTCCAAGGTTGGGATTATTGAGCATCTTAACAAGTTGTAACGGAGCCAATATGATGATGGTAGGTTTCTTACTTATCAGAGTCGGGACAAAAGTATGTGACGTCACAAATAAAACCAACATAATTAGATTGATAAAGCTTGTGTTCGAGGGGAAGTGTAACAATGTGCTAGGATATATAAAAAAGTTGAGCCTCGTACTAAAAAGATGTCACAAATTTGGGTAGTTAATATAATATCTTTTGAAATTCATCATGTATTTTGTATAAATTAGGAAGGACAAATCCGGCCGTCATGCTctcaaaattaagaaattaaaccaTGTAGAAATGGGTAGATTGAAAGTAACATGAGGTCACCTTCCATGTGCCTTCACATGTCCCTTcaagattaattataatgccgcTCCTTAGacataactaaaaaataagaatagagagaagcatatatatatatataagattaacGAATCAGAAACCATTTGTCGTCACTGAAAACTAGGTGGTACTACTGTAAGATCTCTTTCTGTCAGTCTCTTTCATTCCCATGAACTAAGTATTTTGTTGCTTTCTTCCTTTTGTAATCTTggaaacgagagagagagagagagagagacaaaaaatGTGACTCAGCTAGCCGGCCATCTCAAACCATTAGAATTAGATATAGTCACTTGATTTTGCGGGTTCCCTCTCGTGAactatgttttttgtttgtattaaaTCATTTTTGTGAAAGTTGAAGAAAAAGGACAATGTTTTTCTTCgtattgaatttttgttttttattattattttgtatttccGAATAGCACGTATTTAAAGGATTGTTCATGGAACTACTATCGAGATTCTTTAGATTATCTTTCCTAGTATCATCCCGATATTTCTTATATGttatttttaatagcattaataagaaagTAAGTGATTCTCACGTatgttcaaaattcaaaatgcaTATGATTCTCACgtacattttttatttctcataCGTAGCTTTAATAGTGCATATAATTCtcgcatatattttttatacgaAATTTTATATTTCTCACATGTAGTTTTAATAgtacatgtgattctcacaaatattttttatacaaaaaatcaTATGTATTTTGAATACATATCAGTTTAGTGGATATTAATTTCTCAAAGAATGAGTTCTAAAAATTCTTCCAACCCAATCTCTAAAAGTATGGTGTCCCTTGAACATTTGAGAAgtacatgttttaattttttattaatgctattaaaaaatagacataaatttcttacaaaataGGTTGTACGATTTCCTACTATCCAACCTCTAAAAGTGATGTGTGctcatgtttttttaaaatgtgtttctcacctacttttttaatagtattaataataataataataataataataaaagtacaAGGTGTGTACAGTGGAGTTGGTGAATATTAATTGCAGGGAATTAAAGGTACGTACGTAGAAGAAATTTGCATGGACTACGGATAGGATTGAGggttttatcatgtcatgtggATCCTTCTAAATGTTGAGCAGTAATTCGAGAATCTCAAGATAAATAACCATTTACTGATCCAAACGTTCTTGAAAGGGGAGAGTCAAAGTTTGTTGTAGAAATGAATTCACCTACTGGAAAATCTAGTTCATGTATTGTTTTCCATATCTAATGATAATGtttccaaaacaaatttttaaaatttagaagagaataaaaaataataaaaaaataataaaaaaaaaggtccaaATTTAATTCTAAGTTTTTCATAAGAATGAAAGTAAAATTACATCTGGACCGTTGAAAAAATTGCGGGAGATGATTTGTAGTGTTTTTTACGGCACCTAAGTCAAATCCCAAATTCTGATGAGAACCTAAATGTATTAAAATGACCAAGAATACATCCCGATCGGTAACCAACATATCCTTAAATCAACTCATTCCTACAACAAGCCAAGAAATGAACCAAGGACTCGTAGACATAGAAGGCCGCCAAATTCTAAGTACCTGATGAGCAGCAAGAAATGGTTGCTGGGGAGAAATTTTCAAGTCAAATAAGTGTGAGTCAGAATCATTGAAATCTCGCTCTCAACCTCTTGGCCTGGAAAAGAATGATTCACCAAAAATCGCCTGCAAGGCAGTCACGTTCTACAGCAGGCAAGAATT encodes:
- the LOC133872687 gene encoding LOW QUALITY PROTEIN: protein GAST1 (The sequence of the model RefSeq protein was modified relative to this genomic sequence to represent the inferred CDS: deleted 2 bases in 1 codon), giving the protein LSLSLSTMGRKMCIVMFSVVMMLQYLLVENHHGITQGSLQPQECGPRCTERCSKTAFKKPCMFFCKKCCAKCLCVPSGTYGNKESCPCYNNWKTKRGGPKCP